The window AGTCCTCGGGCGTGCCGGTCTGCATCCGCGTCCGCTCGGCCGCATCGTATTGGCGCACGAGCGTCGGTCGGGCGGAGGAGATCGCCCGCTCGGTCATCACCGTGTCCCAGATCGAATGGAGGTTCTTGCCCGGCACGATGCCGTAGCTGGACTTCACCAGGTTGCCGCCCTGGTCGTGGCTGTCGGCACCGTGAAGCGGCTGGTGGATGTCGCCGACGAAATGCGTCACGAAGATCAGCGCCTCCAGCCGCTGCGTGTGCGGCAGCGTTCGGTCAGTCAGGATGCGGCGGTTGCGCTCGATCTGCGCGGTCACGCAGTTGCCATTGGCGCAGTCCGACTTGATGTCGAAGGCGCCGCAGACCGGCTCGTCCTGGTAGTGCCACGGCGAGGTATAGGCCCAGCGCCATTGCTCGCCCTTGATGCAATCTGGCCAGACCGCGGCGTCCTCCAGGCTGCGCACCCGGCACTTGGGCGTGCCGAGTTCGCGGTCATCCCGCAGCAGCACCGCGATCCGCGCGCGCGTGGCCGGCTTGACGTTGTCGAGCGCGATCGCCGCGACGGTGCGGTGTCCGTAGGCGCCCCAGGCCAGCGCCGGTGCGGCCCACAGGCCCGCCAGCGCGGCGAGCAGCAAGGCAAGCCGCCGGATCATTGGCCGACCGGAACCTCGTACTGCTCGATCACCCACTGCTCCGCCTCGGCGGCAGCGACCCACTGGCGCATCCATTCGTGCTCCCACACCGCCTGCATGTAGGAGGCGGCGAAGCCCGGAACGCCGATGCCGTACGTGCGGAAACGGCTGACGACCGGCGCGTAGATCACGTCGGCGGCGCAGAAGGTGCCGAACAGAAACGGCCCGCCCTTCCCGAAGCGCGCCCGCGCCTCGGCCCAGAGCGTCAGGATGCGCACGATGTCGGCGCGCACGTCGCCGTCGATCTCGAGGCCGCTGACTTGCGCGCGCACGTTCATCGGGCAGGTGCGCCGCAGCGGCAGGTAGCTGGAGTGCATCTCCGCCACCATCGAGCGGGCCATCGCGCGCGGCTCGTCATCCTTGGGCCAGAAGCGGTCGCGCCCGACCTTGTCGGCGAGGTATTCAATAATTGCCAGGCTGTCCCACACCACCGCGTCGCCGTCCCACAGGACGGGCACCTTGCCCGACGATGGCGCGAGTTCCTCGGCGCTGCGCTTGCGCTCCTCCCAGTCCTCTCCGAGGATGGGGACGGTCAGCTCCTCGAAGCCGAGGCCAGACTGCTTGACGGCGAGCCAGGCGCGAAGGCTCCAGCTCGAGTAGTTCTTGTTCCCGATGATCAGCTTCATGGGCGGCGTCCCTCTTGCTGCAGGCCCGCGCCTAGAGGTTCAGCCACGGTGTGTCGAGGATGAACGGCCCAGCAGGTCGAGAGCACGCAGGGAACCGGCTCGCGCTTGCGCAGGTTGTTCGCGGCAAGGGAGAAATCGATGTCCAGGACCTTCCTCGTGGCGGTGGCTGTCTTGATAGCGCTGGCGGGCTGCGACGGTTCCGCCGAGGGTGCCAAGATCGCACCCTCACCTAGCGCGTCGAGCGAGCCGCAGAGCGCGGAGGCCGCCGCTGCAAGCGCACCCACTGCCGCCCCGCCTGCCGCTGCGCCGGTTGCTCCGCCCCCGCAGCCCCCCGCTCCTCCTGTCATGCCTGCGCCTCCGCCTCCTCCACCGCCGGTGCTCACGCCAGAGGCGGAGAAGGGTGAGAAAGGCGCACGCAATGTGCTTCTCACTTGGGCGCGAGCGCTGGAGAACCACCAGTTCGGCACCGCATGGGAGCAGTTCGGCCATCCACCCTCCAGCCGCGCCGCCTTCGCGCGCTGGTGGCAGCGGTATCGCACGATCATGGTGACCTTGGGCGAGGGCGTGGTCGAGGGCGGCGCAGGATCGC is drawn from Novosphingobium sp. 9U and contains these coding sequences:
- a CDS encoding S1/P1 nuclease, yielding MIRRLALLLAALAGLWAAPALAWGAYGHRTVAAIALDNVKPATRARIAVLLRDDRELGTPKCRVRSLEDAAVWPDCIKGEQWRWAYTSPWHYQDEPVCGAFDIKSDCANGNCVTAQIERNRRILTDRTLPHTQRLEALIFVTHFVGDIHQPLHGADSHDQGGNLVKSSYGIVPGKNLHSIWDTVMTERAISSARPTLVRQYDAAERTRMQTGTPEDWLRESWQIARDFLYPQAFGGTVPCATGGKGEEPRQVTWPEPAIEASLPVVQQRIEQAGLRLARMLDEALA
- a CDS encoding glutathione S-transferase family protein yields the protein MKLIIGNKNYSSWSLRAWLAVKQSGLGFEELTVPILGEDWEERKRSAEELAPSSGKVPVLWDGDAVVWDSLAIIEYLADKVGRDRFWPKDDEPRAMARSMVAEMHSSYLPLRRTCPMNVRAQVSGLEIDGDVRADIVRILTLWAEARARFGKGGPFLFGTFCAADVIYAPVVSRFRTYGIGVPGFAASYMQAVWEHEWMRQWVAAAEAEQWVIEQYEVPVGQ